From a single Molothrus ater isolate BHLD 08-10-18 breed brown headed cowbird chromosome Z, BPBGC_Mater_1.1, whole genome shotgun sequence genomic region:
- the CD180 gene encoding LOW QUALITY PROTEIN: CD180 antigen (The sequence of the model RefSeq protein was modified relative to this genomic sequence to represent the inferred CDS: inserted 3 bases in 2 codons; deleted 3 bases in 2 codons; substituted 4 bases at 4 genomic stop codons) — MEKEPYISPDISQGLCSVSVKDLHLQLWHLRNLNADTFQSLTRLQKLDLTQPHIHALPPAISGMSLLEEMVLNASCFEQPCTPALLXLPLPSHLHIQGNSQVLQPGSGYLEKLEKLQHLDLSQSDFESSXCSSKQLRALSRLCYQNLSHNTHLHLQDMLIXDSANLELLDLPFTLPYINTLQSPFQNLHLXQVLEDLSSSHINTSIQHVFXGLKNLMFLDLSQNNFDLGIMPKDKLFQQLSSLEVLILKASCELTSVGNQVFHNLGKLQHVDLNYNKFTAFSTDAFSNAKSINLSCVHNRTHNVPGVQLVPLDGHFIINLSYDLLDCSCSKTDLITXYKQHLDKIEGPEGTRCSEFKFLPEFSWPPSDSPVERTHQESLQLFIL, encoded by the exons ATGGAGAAGGAGCCCTACATAAGCCCAGATATTTCACAAGGCCTCTGTAGTGTCTCCGTCAAGGATCTCCATCTGCAGTTATGGCACCTCAGAAATCTAAATGCTGACACATTTCAAAGCTTAACCAGGCTCCAAAAGCTGGACCTAACCCAACCCCACATCCATGCACTGCCCCCTGCCATCAGTGGCATGAGCTTGCTGGAGGAGATGGTTCTCAATGCAAGCTGCTTtgagcagccctgcacaccagcactgct ccttcccctcccttcccacctccaCATCCAGGGTAACTCACAGgttctgcagccaggctctggctATTTGGAGAAACTAGAAAAGCTTCAACATCTAGATTTAAGCCAGAGTGACTTTGAAAGTT GATGCTCTAGCAAACAGCTGAGAGCTTTGAGCAGACTTTGTTACCAGAATCTGAGCCACAACACACACCTCCATCTCCAGGACATGCTCATTTAGGACAGTGCTAACCTAGAGCTGCTAGACTTACCCTTCACTCTTCCCTATATCAACACCTTACAGAGCCCTTTCCAAAATCTCCATCTCTAGCAAGTGCTAGAG GATCTTTCCTCATCCCACATTAATACCAGCATTCAGCATGTCTTTTAAGGCTTGAAAAACCTCATGTTCTTGGACCTTAGTCAAAATAACTTCGATTTGGGCATCATGCCAAAGGACAAACTGTTCCAACAACTATCCAGTTTAGAGGTGCTAATCCTGAAA GCATCCTGTGAACTAACATCAGTAGGTAACCAAGTATTTCACAACCTCGGGAAGTTACAGCATGTTGATCTGAATTACAACAAGTTTACTGCATTCAGCACAGATGCATTTTCAAATGCCAAGAGTATCAATCTCAGTTGTGTCCATAACAGGACGCACAATGTACCAGGTGTCCAGCTAGTGCCCCTAGATGGCCACTTTATAATCAATTTGAGCTACGACCTTCTGGACTGCTCCTGCTCTAAGACTGATTTAATTACTTAGTACAAGCAACATCTGGATAAAATTGAAGGCCCTGAAGGAACAAGGTGCTCTGAATTTAAATTTCTACCTGAGTTCAGCTGGCCACCATCTGACTCTCCTGTGGAAAGGACACATCAGGAATCATTGCAGTTGTTTATCCTGTAG